The DNA region GTTGGGCTTGGATTGTATCGGGGATGATCACCCTGCCTGTACTGTTCTACTCGGGATATGATTTTTTCACAGGCGCGTGGGCATCATTCAAACATCGCTCGGCGAACATGAATACACTGATCGCAATCGGAACAGGGGCGGCCTGGTTATATTCGACGTTTGCCATCACGTTTCCGTCCGTGTTTCCCGAAGGGACATCCGAGCCGTTTTACGATGTCGTTGCAGTGGTGATCGCCCTGGTGGTTTTAGGCCAGGCTTTGGAGTTACGCGCCAAGGGACAATCCAGCGCGGCGATCAAGAAGTTGTTGGGATTGCAGGCAAAGACCGCCCGCGTGATTCGCGATGGGAGGGAATTCGACCTGCCCGTCGAAGAAGTGCTGGTCGGTGACATCATCCAAGTCCGCCCTGGCGAGAAGGTTCCCGTGGACGGGGTCATCGTCGATGGCGGTTCTGCGGTGGATGAGTCCATGTTAACGGGTGAATCACTGCCTGTCTCCAAGCAGCAAGGTGATGAGGTTATTGGCGCAACACTCAACAAGACAGGCGCATTCAAATTCCGCGCCACAAAGGTCGGCAAGGATACTGCCCTGGCTCAAATCGTCAAAATGGTGCAGGATGCACAGAATTCCAAAGCGCCAATTGCAAGACTGGTGGATGTCATTTCGGGGTATTTCGTCCCCACCGTGATGATCCTCGCGGTGTGGACCTTTGTCATCTGGTTCGTAATCGGACCCCAGCCGCAATTGGTATATGCACTCGTCACCAGCGTAACCGTGCTTATCATTGCCTGTCCCTGTGCGCTGGGGCTTGCCACACCGATGAGCCTGATGGTCGGGATCGGCAAGGGTGCCGAGCATGGCATCCTGATCCGTTCGGGGGAGGCGCTGCAAACAGCGCGTGCCATACAAACCGTGGTACTGGACAAGACCGGCACAATCACAAAAGGAAAGCCCGAATTGACCGATGTCATCCTTGCCAATTCCCTGAATGGTAGTGGCGATCAGATGTTGCGCCTGGTGGCTTCGGTCGAGAAGGTAAGCGAGCATCCTCTGGCGCAAGCCATTGTGGACGGCGCGCAGGCGCGCAAGATTGAATTGGTGGAAGTCGAGGATTTTGAAGCCATCCCGGGTCATGGCGTCTCGGCTAAAGTCGAAGGAAGTAGCGTTTTGATCGGCAATCTCAAGTTGATGAACCGTGAGAAGCTTGCACTGGACGGATTGGAAGAAAAATCCAAATCGCTTGCCGATGACGGCAAGACCCCGATGTTTGTTGCCCTGGATGGCAAAGCTGCCGGACTTATCGCCGTGGCGGACACGGTCAAGGATGACTCGGCGGAAGCCATCAAAGCCCTGCAAGGTATGGGTATCGAGGTTGTGATGATCACGGGCGACAACCGCCGCACCGCCGAAGCGATCGCCCGCAAGGTTGGGATCACTCGTGTGCTGGCGGAAGTATTGCCAGAAGACAAAGCCAATAATGTCCATCTTCTCCAAGCGGAAAACAAAAAGGTTGCTATGGTTGGGGATGGCATCAACGACGCGCCTGCGCTGGCACAGGCGGATGTCGGTTTTGCCATTGGCACAGGCACGGATGTTGCCATCGAAGCTTCGGACATTACGTTGATCAAAGGCAGTCTGAAAGGTGTGGTCACTGCCATTGAGGTCAGCCGCGCGACAATGAAAAACATCTACGAGAATCTTTTCGGCGCATGGATCTACAACACGCTCGGCATTCCCGTCGCGATGGGTTTGTTCTATCCGTTCCTTGGTCTGCTGCTCAACCCGCTGATCGCAGGCGCGGCAATGGCATTCTCATCGGTGACGGTTGTCGGCAATGCCAATCGCTTGCGCGGGTTCAAGTCGAAGTACAGCGCGAAGTAGGAGGTTAAGCATGAATACATTGCAAATCTTGGTTTTCCTGTCGGGGTTCATACTTACTATTTTAATTGCCTGGTATTTCTGGTTCGCGCCAAAAGCACAAACCCGTGCAGTGGTGGCTGCTTCCGGTGCACAGGAGGTGGCGATCACGGTCAAAGGCGGATATACACCCGATGTGATCGTGGTACAGAAAGGACGCCCCGTGCGACTGACGTTCACGCGTCAGGAAAGCTCCACGTGTTCGGAACAGGTGCTGTTGCCCGACTTCAATCAACATGCGCTGTTACCCGAAGGCGAACAAGTAACAATGGAATTCACCCCCGTCAAGGGAGGTGAATATGGTTTCCAATGCCAGATGGGAATGTTGCGAGGCAAGTTGATTGTAGAATAATTGCGAAAGGAATTTCCAGCATGAAACAAGGAAAAACTCATATGCCAAACATTTCCTACATTGCGGCATTTGTGATTGGCGTGATCCTGTTTGCCGTATTTTGGAAGGTCTTGTTTGGCTCTGCTTCCAGCCTGGTGGTTCTGGCTGGCATGATTGGAACGGCAGTCGCTGTGACACTCTTCCGGCTCAGGAATGAATATCAGCATCACTTCAAAAAGGATCGATGACCTTGGATCAAAATAAGACACCATCCCCTTCTGACGAACCCAAATTCCTTACCGCCTGCGGCGGACAGATAAAAGATCCCTCCATGTATCCAAGCGCAGAGTATCGCGGCGAAATAGTATTTTTCTGCACGCAGGCGTGCCTGGATGCATTCCTCTTGGACCCCGATCCGTTCATGGCAGGTGAGGTCGAACATCCCGTATGATTGTGATATGACAAATCGCGGCATTGACGTGACAAATCACACAAGCCGAACAGCGCATTTCGAAACAAGTGAAAATGCGCTGTTTTTTATTGTTGGCAGGATGTAATATGAGATTAAAGAAAGACAAAATTTATCCTCAAAGGAGTAAAAATGACTACTCAAACCATGCCCAGGGGATATCAACTCGCAGATATCCCATTTACGAAGACCTTGTTCGAAAGCAAGTCGTTTGCCTGGCTCTGGCTCATCATCCGCCTCTATCTGGGATACCAGTGGATCGAATCCGGCTGGGGCAAGATCGCCAATCCCGCCTGGATGCAGGGCGGCACTGCGCTGAAAGGTTTTTGGGAGCGCGCTTTAATCATTCCCGATGCACCCGCCCGTCCGCTGATCGCCTTCGACTGGTATCGCAATTTCATCCAATTTATGCTGGACAGCGGCAATTACGTCTGGTTTGCCAAACTTGTTACTATTGGCGAACTTCTGGTGGGGGCAGCGTTAATCCTGGGCATCTTTATCGGGTTCTCCGCCTTCGTTGGCGGTTTCATGAATTGGAATTTCATGATGGCGGGGACCGCCTCTGTCAATCCTGTCTTCCTGATTCTTTCGGTTCTACTTGTTCTGGCGTGGAAGACCGCTGGCTGGATCGGTCTGGATCGTTGGCTATTGGTGCAAGTGGGCACGCCCTGGCAGCCTGGGTTGCTGTTCCGGCGCAAATGAAGCGCATTGTCGTCTTGAAACTTCTGAGACCCGCGTCTCGGAAGTTTTTCTTTCCTCACAGTCAATTCTATAGGCATTTCTACCTGTATTGAATTTGAGCCATTCTGCACCTCGAAATTTTCTGCAGAGTCTATACAATTCAACCGTCTGATCACCATACAAGGAGTATCAACATGTCATTCAGAGACCCCGTATGCGGTAAACGCATCAACCGCGGCAAAGCCCATATCACCATTGAGTTTGAAGGTGTGAACTACTTTCTGTGCTGTCCGCAGTGTCAGGCGCAGTTTGAACGTTCACCAAAGACCTATGCCAAACCCGAATTGGGCGAGAAGGCAAGGAAAGTCCAACACTATCCAATAAAACAATACAATTGAGAGGAAAATACCATCATGAGCGATAACTGCCACGTTGAACCGATCCAAAAGCCCGTGCTGATGAACCATGTCATCCAGTCTGCCAGCCGAATCCTGCTCTCTGTTTCAGGGATGGGCTGTCCCAATTGTGCCACACGGGTACGCAATGGACTTTTACTACTGGACGGCGTCCATGACGCCGAAGTGCTGTTGAACATGCGAATGGCGGAGGTGTACTTCGATGAAGAGAAGGTCTCCGCCGAGATGCTTGTTCAGGCGGTGGCTGGGTCGGGGAACGACGGTCGTCACCATTATCAGGCTCAGGTGATTCCATCGTAAATGATCTGTTGCGACAGATGACATTCATCATAAGCCATTTGGCGCATATCCCTTCCCGCCATACTGCGCTGGAGCGGACTTGGTGGTCAGACTACCATAGGGTCATCCGAACACGGAGGACCCTTTATGTTTTCAAAGACAAACAAGTTCCTGCTCATCTCCCTTATTGCAGTCTTACTGACCACTGCAATTTCTGCCTGCTCGACGCAAGGCAATTCGAGCAACTTGCAGATGATACCGCTCGACCAAATGCCTGCGGAGGTACAGTCCGCGCCTGTGACTGTGCAGACGGCATACCAGTTCAACGCTGCCAACCCTGACATCATGCAGGATATTCCCTGCTACTGCGGCTGCGGGAGCATCGATCACACATCCAATTACGATTGCTATGTTTCGGATGTGGATGCCAGCGGGAAGATCATCTTCGACAACCACGCCCTCGGCTGCTCCATCTGCGTAGACATCACCCAGGATGTCATGCGCATGCTCAGGGATGGAAAGAGTCCGCAGGATATCAGGGCAAATATAGACGCGACCTATTCCAGGTACGGACCGTCCACCACTCCGTGATCTTATGAATCCGCGTTTCTCACTTCTCCTCATTTTGACGGCTGGACTGGCAGTGGCGTTCCCACCTCTGCCTGTTCCAACCGTCGCCCCTCAAGCGCGGACCTTTCAGGTTGATGCGGGACAATTTGCTTATTCTCCCTCCAAAATCTTCGTCAATCCAGGCGACACCGTGACTCTCGAACTTGTCAGCACGGATGTGGTTCACGGCATCTACATCGACGGCTACGACATTTCCTTCGAAGCCGACCCAGGACAAACCCAAACGCTGACCTTTATCGCTGATAAACCCGGTTCCTTCCGCTTCCGATGCAATGTCACCTGCGGAGCCATGCATCCGTTCATGATCGGCAAGTTGATGGTCGGCACAAATGACTGGCTCTATCGTTCCGTCGGTTTGGCAGCATTGGCTGTGCTTGGTGTGACAATATCCAGAAAACAAGAAGTGTAGTCTTATCATGACGAAGATCGAACTTACCCGTATCCCCTTTATAAAGAACGCCTTCAAAAGCCGGTACCCGCAATTGGCAGTCTTTATTGTGATGCTGATCGGATATATCTTTGCCATCCTTGCAGGACTCATCGGGACGCCTGTTGGGAGTCATAACTTTAGCATTGTCTTCGTATGGATTGCATGGTGGGCGATCCTGATCCTGGTCGCGGTTCCCTTTTTCGGACGTGGATGGTGCGCAATCTGCCCGATCCCGCTGCCAGGAGAATGGTTACAGCGGGGCGCAATCCTCACTCCGCCAGATAAACGACCGAAATGGCTCAACCTGCGCGTGCCAAAGATGTTCCGTAATATCTGGTTGCAAAATATTTCATTTCTTCTTCTTGCACTTTTCAGCAGCGTACTGCTTACAACCCCAAATATCACAGGCATCATACTCGCCGCCATGCTCTTTACCGCCATTGGACTGGGCGCCATCTTCGAACGCCGTGCCTTTTGCCGCTATCTCTGCCCTGTTGGTGGATTTATCGGTCTGTATTCCCAAGCCGCGCCCATCGAATTGCGCATCAAAGACAAGCAGGTCTGTGTCACTTGTGAAGGCAAGCCTTGTTATAACGGCTCATCAATAGGTTTTGGCTGTCCGTGGGATGTCTTCCCTGGCGGACTGACAAAGAATACCTACTGCGGGCTTTGCATGGAATGTATCCGCACCTGTCCGCATGATAACATCGCCGTCAACCTGCGTCCGTTCTCGGCTGATCTCGCCAAACCTTCCACGCGCATGGATGAAGCCTTCAAAGCCTTTATCATGCTTGGCTCGGCGATCATCTATGCGGGTGTGTTGCTTGGTCCGTGGGGCACATTCAAGGACGCAGCATATAACGTGGGTTCAAGTGCATGGTTCATGTACGCAGGTATTTTTCTCTCCATTATCTTTGGCATCCTGCCAGGCTTTTTTACCTTGGGACTCCTGGGAACAAAAGGCAACGCAACACTTAAACATAGATTTGCTTCGCTCTCAATCACCCTGATCCCATTGGGTTTGATGTTCTGGGTGGCGTTCAGCTTGTCCTTCGTTCTCACCAATGCTTCCTACATCCTTGCCTCACTCTCCGACCCGCTTGGTCTTGGCTGGAATTTGTTCGGTACGGCAAACACTGCATGGCAGCCCATGTTGACATCCATTCTTGCACCCGCGCAAGCACTTGCGCTGGTAGGCGGACTGATCTGGTCGGCACGCACCGCACAGAAAGCCGCAAATGAGGTGAAAGTCTCGCCCATCCCTGTCATCGTTTACTGTTTCATCGCCACCTCAATCATGCTCTGGTTATTGTTATGAACCGCTCCGAACTCATCTCCCGTATTTTGGTCTACGCTGGCGTAGTCCTTGTGATTGGCGCACCGCTGGTTTTCTGGGCACGCACACCACTCATCCACGCGCGCATGCCTGAGTATGGCGGCTGGAGTCCGAATATCATCCATGCGAATGTCGGCGAGCCGTTACACCTCAAGCTCACCTCCGATGATGTGGTACACGGCTTTGCAGTCGGTCAGATGGACATGCAAAGTGTGGATATCCTCCCCGGCAAAGTCACAGACATCACACTGAAATTCGACAAGCCTGGGATTTACACCTTCTACTGCACGCGCTGGTGCGGACTCAACCACTGGCGGATGCGCGGCACGATCGAAGTCAGCGGCTCGCCATCGGACTCAGAGCCTGCTTCACCGCCCCTT from Anaerolineales bacterium includes:
- a CDS encoding heavy metal translocating P-type ATPase, giving the protein MTSATTGFNPERTLNRIGLPVADLPFYKPVPNLEAGLLTLEGVHQVTTNAGAGVLQVEYDSKKVNIQQMAAVIRSAGYQPGGSNVKIGIENLRCASCVKFIEDELKSTDGVLSATVNIATQEASVDYLPQKTTLEQLNAAIEAWGYNPRQAISDAPVDKQEEAHAREYRRLMRKFWYAAIVSLPVLLFAYPEYVPLIREMSMESIRWAWIVSGMITLPVLFYSGYDFFTGAWASFKHRSANMNTLIAIGTGAAWLYSTFAITFPSVFPEGTSEPFYDVVAVVIALVVLGQALELRAKGQSSAAIKKLLGLQAKTARVIRDGREFDLPVEEVLVGDIIQVRPGEKVPVDGVIVDGGSAVDESMLTGESLPVSKQQGDEVIGATLNKTGAFKFRATKVGKDTALAQIVKMVQDAQNSKAPIARLVDVISGYFVPTVMILAVWTFVIWFVIGPQPQLVYALVTSVTVLIIACPCALGLATPMSLMVGIGKGAEHGILIRSGEALQTARAIQTVVLDKTGTITKGKPELTDVILANSLNGSGDQMLRLVASVEKVSEHPLAQAIVDGAQARKIELVEVEDFEAIPGHGVSAKVEGSSVLIGNLKLMNREKLALDGLEEKSKSLADDGKTPMFVALDGKAAGLIAVADTVKDDSAEAIKALQGMGIEVVMITGDNRRTAEAIARKVGITRVLAEVLPEDKANNVHLLQAENKKVAMVGDGINDAPALAQADVGFAIGTGTDVAIEASDITLIKGSLKGVVTAIEVSRATMKNIYENLFGAWIYNTLGIPVAMGLFYPFLGLLLNPLIAGAAMAFSSVTVVGNANRLRGFKSKYSAK
- a CDS encoding cupredoxin domain-containing protein, with the protein product MNTLQILVFLSGFILTILIAWYFWFAPKAQTRAVVAASGAQEVAITVKGGYTPDVIVVQKGRPVRLTFTRQESSTCSEQVLLPDFNQHALLPEGEQVTMEFTPVKGGEYGFQCQMGMLRGKLIVE
- a CDS encoding DoxX family protein — encoded protein: MTTQTMPRGYQLADIPFTKTLFESKSFAWLWLIIRLYLGYQWIESGWGKIANPAWMQGGTALKGFWERALIIPDAPARPLIAFDWYRNFIQFMLDSGNYVWFAKLVTIGELLVGAALILGIFIGFSAFVGGFMNWNFMMAGTASVNPVFLILSVLLVLAWKTAGWIGLDRWLLVQVGTPWQPGLLFRRK
- a CDS encoding YHS domain-containing protein, translating into MSFRDPVCGKRINRGKAHITIEFEGVNYFLCCPQCQAQFERSPKTYAKPELGEKARKVQHYPIKQYN
- a CDS encoding heavy metal-associated domain-containing protein, producing MSDNCHVEPIQKPVLMNHVIQSASRILLSVSGMGCPNCATRVRNGLLLLDGVHDAEVLLNMRMAEVYFDEEKVSAEMLVQAVAGSGNDGRHHYQAQVIPS
- a CDS encoding PCYCGC motif-containing (lipo)protein codes for the protein MFSKTNKFLLISLIAVLLTTAISACSTQGNSSNLQMIPLDQMPAEVQSAPVTVQTAYQFNAANPDIMQDIPCYCGCGSIDHTSNYDCYVSDVDASGKIIFDNHALGCSICVDITQDVMRMLRDGKSPQDIRANIDATYSRYGPSTTP
- a CDS encoding cupredoxin domain-containing protein, translated to MNPRFSLLLILTAGLAVAFPPLPVPTVAPQARTFQVDAGQFAYSPSKIFVNPGDTVTLELVSTDVVHGIYIDGYDISFEADPGQTQTLTFIADKPGSFRFRCNVTCGAMHPFMIGKLMVGTNDWLYRSVGLAALAVLGVTISRKQEV
- a CDS encoding 4Fe-4S binding protein, which translates into the protein MTKIELTRIPFIKNAFKSRYPQLAVFIVMLIGYIFAILAGLIGTPVGSHNFSIVFVWIAWWAILILVAVPFFGRGWCAICPIPLPGEWLQRGAILTPPDKRPKWLNLRVPKMFRNIWLQNISFLLLALFSSVLLTTPNITGIILAAMLFTAIGLGAIFERRAFCRYLCPVGGFIGLYSQAAPIELRIKDKQVCVTCEGKPCYNGSSIGFGCPWDVFPGGLTKNTYCGLCMECIRTCPHDNIAVNLRPFSADLAKPSTRMDEAFKAFIMLGSAIIYAGVLLGPWGTFKDAAYNVGSSAWFMYAGIFLSIIFGILPGFFTLGLLGTKGNATLKHRFASLSITLIPLGLMFWVAFSLSFVLTNASYILASLSDPLGLGWNLFGTANTAWQPMLTSILAPAQALALVGGLIWSARTAQKAANEVKVSPIPVIVYCFIATSIMLWLLL